One region of Candidatus Polarisedimenticolia bacterium genomic DNA includes:
- a CDS encoding MBL fold metallo-hydrolase, which translates to MPSPGSSPVLTPAELKRRLDAGETLRILDVRNEDEFARWRVEARRSPLTVNVPYFHFVEDPDNSAARVPRDLPLVAICAKGDSSAWVAESVLRPMGYEVANLQGGMQAWGSFYDIRRLPDPPQGCAVWQVERPARGCLHYVAAGKEGDAVAIDPPRHLGPILDLARAEGLTFRAIVDTHAHADHLSGGPALARVTSAPYFLHPYDGIHPVDVLPARIDFEWLEDGHEFRLGEARLRALHVPGHTLGMTAMELAHAGRTILFSGDSIFLRSIARPDLGGRGEAWAPLHYRSLYGRLRRLPEAMLVLPGHFSDPGEAREDGIYAATLGDLKGDNPELRERGEEEFVRDLLAALPHFPPEYLEIKRVNAGLAAADEERANELEMGRNECAASSHGR; encoded by the coding sequence GTGCCCTCGCCTGGTTCGAGCCCCGTCCTGACCCCCGCCGAGCTGAAGCGCCGGCTGGACGCCGGTGAGACGCTGCGCATCCTGGACGTGCGCAACGAGGACGAGTTCGCGCGCTGGCGCGTGGAAGCCCGCCGCTCCCCGCTCACCGTCAATGTTCCCTACTTCCATTTCGTGGAGGATCCCGACAACAGCGCGGCGCGGGTGCCGCGCGACCTGCCGCTGGTGGCAATCTGCGCCAAAGGCGATTCGTCGGCGTGGGTGGCCGAATCGGTGCTCCGGCCGATGGGCTACGAGGTCGCCAATCTGCAGGGGGGGATGCAGGCCTGGGGCAGCTTCTACGACATTCGCCGGCTCCCCGACCCGCCGCAAGGCTGCGCGGTCTGGCAGGTCGAGCGGCCGGCGCGCGGCTGCCTGCATTACGTCGCCGCCGGCAAGGAGGGCGACGCCGTCGCGATCGACCCGCCGCGCCATCTGGGCCCTATTCTCGATTTAGCCCGGGCCGAGGGGCTGACCTTCCGGGCGATCGTCGACACCCACGCCCATGCCGACCATCTCAGCGGCGGCCCCGCGCTGGCACGTGTCACCAGCGCTCCTTACTTTCTGCATCCTTACGACGGGATACATCCCGTCGACGTCCTTCCCGCGAGAATCGATTTCGAGTGGCTCGAAGACGGACACGAATTCCGGCTCGGGGAGGCCCGGCTGCGCGCCCTGCACGTCCCCGGACATACCCTGGGGATGACGGCCATGGAGCTCGCGCATGCAGGACGAACGATACTGTTCAGCGGAGACTCGATCTTCCTCCGGTCGATCGCGCGCCCCGATCTGGGCGGTCGCGGCGAAGCCTGGGCCCCGCTGCACTATCGCTCGCTCTATGGAAGATTGCGGCGGCTTCCCGAGGCCATGCTGGTCCTGCCGGGACATTTCAGCGATCCGGGCGAGGCGCGCGAGGATGGAATCTACGCCGCGACGCTCGGCGACCTGAAGGGCGACAATCCCGAGCTGCGGGAGCGCGGTGAGGAGGAGTTCGTCCGCGACCTGCTGGCCGCGCTGCCGCATTTTCCTCCCGAATATCTGGAGATCAAGCGGGTGAACGCGGGGCTGGCGGCGGCCGACGAGGAGCGCGCCAACGAGCTGGAGATGGGGCGCAACGAATGTGCCGCCTCCTCCCACGGACGCTGA
- a CDS encoding sulfurtransferase TusA family protein, producing MTQQHDRELDVRGAKCPEPIIKARQALQQLGVGQILRVLATDPGSVNDFKGWAKAAKNLELVGQEQIPGEDGKSVYVHLVRRTV from the coding sequence GTGACGCAACAGCACGACCGCGAGCTGGATGTCCGCGGCGCCAAGTGCCCCGAGCCGATCATCAAGGCCCGCCAGGCGCTGCAGCAGCTCGGCGTGGGCCAGATCCTCAGGGTGCTGGCCACCGATCCCGGGTCGGTCAACGATTTCAAGGGTTGGGCCAAAGCCGCCAAGAACCTGGAGCTGGTGGGTCAGGAGCAGATTCCGGGAGAGGACGGCAAGTCGGTCTACGTCCACCTGGTCCGGCGCACCGTCTGA